The Labrus mixtus chromosome 18, fLabMix1.1, whole genome shotgun sequence DNA segment GctttgaatttaattgaaatTAACCTGTAGTCAGTTAAACTTGTTGACTGTGAAATGTTCCATCTGGtattttttaagcatttcaaaacttttccagtcttttgtttCCAATCTCCCAaatttttggaaacattttttctgtATCTAATTCAGATTTGGCATATAATAAAAAGAAGTCTCTTTGAATATTTGACAGTTGTCTCAGTGCTATTTATAACTAAATATGAGTTTTAATGGTTTGCAAATCATCACAATCTGGCCAGAAGCCTTTACTACGAAGCCAGTTAATAAAACCCAGGGTATCTTTCAGTTACCTGGCTTCACTAACCCTGACATCAGAGTTTCCATGAGTGCATTCACACAAAGGGACGGTGTTAGCTGCACACGACCAATTATACATGACAACCAGACTGCCATCAGCAGATCCTCATATTTCAAGAACTCAGCGCAAGCTATTCTGATATTAAAAATATGAAGGGGCGACTGTGGCCTAGTAGTTAGCTTGCACACCCCGTACAGAGGCTGTAGGCCTCACAGCAggaggcccgggttcaaatccgacctgttgctACATTTCCACAtatcattcccctctctctcagatTTGGACTACATCCACTGTCTTACCTCTCCAATAAAGGaccaaaaaagtcaaaaaataaataaaaaataaataaattaaaaatgaacaaggTAATTACATATTGGAGACTAAAATCACACAGCTGTAACAGCAAATGCAGGAAAAACTTGCAGGAAAAGCTTGCACAAAAAATTATCGCTGAGTGTAAATGTGCACATTAAGGCTTATAATAGAGTTTATCATCATTAGTGCAAAACAGTTCTGAATATAAACTCATGTCTTCCCTTTGAAGTACTTATTTTCTCATGTGTGACGCTTCTGACAGTTCTCAACCCAAAGGTGCACATTTCACATTCTGAAAAAATACTGAGAGCTGCCAGTATAATGGGTGCACCCGACCTAACAGAATTCAACAACAGGGCCATTACACGCATTGCAACCTCAATAGACCAGTACATGACAAATCCACAAAACATCCACCTCACTTCCCTCTGGACGAaggtacagagcactgaggtgcagaagAGCTCGCTTTAGGAAGAGCCTGATCCCTGCTGTTACAGCTGCCCTGAACAAAGCGCCTCActgaacaggccagagtgggaacttttgattgttgtttgacgttgtttgttttctttgtgtgttttgtgtatgtacTGTTCTCTGGTGGGTGTTGTCTGTTGGATTGATACGTGGGGAAAATAAAGTCAAGTTGTACACTGTTAAAAATATTATGTTAGTGTAATTGATAAAGGTGAAAATTAAGAATTTATGTCCCAATTCAAATAACCAATGAAAAAAGCTGTACACAGATAGAACCCAGGGGTTATTTCCTGAAGCAGAGTGTTGACTGAAGACCATGATGGATTCAAACCAGTTCACCACTGGGATTGACTGTTTGAGCTTGTAACACTTAaggcaaatacattttttccaaCAAAACTCAATTTTGAGTAAATGGTTAAACCAGGATGTGAAGATATTATATTCCAGAAAAATCAGTTTTCAAAACAATGTGATGTCAGTTATATACTCACTTGCGGTGCTGCTGGTGTACTTGGCACTATTTGAACGTGCTCGAGTGATGGGTGTCTCTTTGAGCGCTGCTTTCTGCGACCTCTCTACTGGCTTGGGCCCTGGGGCAGAAGGCCTGGAAGAGGCCTCAGTATCACTGGGTGTGTTGAACGAACTCGTCCGCTTACGAGGCATCGCCAGCATATCGAGCCTGGAGAGTTTCTTGTTTTCCTGGGGTTGCTTAGTTTGGGTGTTAAGTGCTTCCTGGTaaagcctgtctgtctctgtgcccTCGTTGTCTGAAACCTCTCCCAGGCGAGCCCGGCGGAGCATGGATGCTCTGGTGGGTCGTGGGGCCGACAGGCTGTTGGCACGGGTTAAAGCCTGGGACATTCTGGTGGTCTTTCCGTCCTCCTTCTGAAGGGGTACCGTGTATTTTTTGTGGGTTTGGTAGTTGTAAGACTCCTGATCAGAGTGAGGTAGGCTATGAGGGTCGTCACTAAGGTCTGTGGAGCCACGTTTCCCAACACTGCGTCTCAGTCCAACTGGTCTCCTAACAGGCTCAGCTTTACTGTTATTGTCAACTCCCTGAGCGCGACGCTTATTCAATGGAGTGGACTGCTGACTCGAGCCCTGACTCGCTAAACTTGCTGAGGACGTCTCCCTATGGAAGCCACTAATGGAGGGTTTTTTACTCAGTGGGGTTGGCCTGGCCTTATTGCTCTGTTGGCTAATTGTGCTTGAGGTGTCCACATCAGAATCTCCAGAAAGAGAGTCAGCTATTGGTGACGGTGTTTTTTCCGACTGAGCTGATTGGAGTTTAGCCTCCAGAACAGCCAGAACATCCTCTGTCTCTTTGAGGAAAGAATGAGTGTCCTGATTGCATGCTGCCTGGAAAGATTCAAGGTCAGTGTCTCTCTGAACAGGCTGGCTGGAGATGTTGGGAAGTCTGACATTGCTTGGCCGCTCCTTGGTGAAGCTCTCTTGTCTAATTAATGGGGACACAGTGTGCTCTTTGGACTCTGGACTCTGTCTCTCCTGGTCTAGGACAGAAGCTGACATGCCAGGTTTGACTTTTACAGAGTCCTgagtgtttcttgttttggtcaTTGTAGCTGTTGAGAATGgtttggttgttttcttttcagtccTAGGAGTGTTTGATTTTGGGCCTTCGAGTTCAGGTTTTGACACAACCTCCTGTGACCCGATGTAGAAGGACGTAGACTTGGTCGGGAGTCTTGGTTTGTCCTCAGTTTTCGTTTTTTCTGCGTATGACAGCGGTCTCCTCCTCCGGTCTTGATCTTTGATGGACCCATCATCTGACCTGCTGGCATCACTCAGACTGTCGGGCTCTACGTCATCCTGCACTGATAACCTGTGAAGTTCATCCGGAGACCTCGAGACCATCATGCTTTCCCCTTCTACATCAAACGTTGAATGTGGGTCATAATGAACATGAATGCTGGGAGTTGGCATGTCACTCTTCTCCACCTGCGGTGCCAGGGGTAGGACACGCCGAGCTCTTTCAGAGTCAGCGCTGTTGTTGTGGTGTCGGGTGAACGTGGCCTTGTGGACGATGGTGCCTCGTGCTGAAGTGAAACAGTTTTATGCATATTAACCACACATACTGAAACTGAACATCATTCATATTCATTTGGGTGTCTCATTATCATTTCAAATAGAATCATGTCTCGTCAGGTGGCTTACCCCCTCCTGACAGCTCCATCTGGGAGGGAATGTCAAAGAGCCCAGACGAAGGTCCGGAGTCTGTGTAGCTGTCTGCCAGGCTGGCCCAGCAAGACATCCACTTAGGAGCCCCTTGTAACACTCCACCTGCTGACTGACCCTGCACGAGATAACATACAAATTGTCAAAATctcacaaagggaaaaaaaaactattcaaagGAGGCAGTTTTAATGAATTCTTCAGTAGAAAACACACTTATTTGACAAGACAGATTAAAGACACATCAAATTAATCTCTTTTGTGATTATGTAGTAAATGtcccaaaaaaaagtttttctcttcAATTTTGGTTAGAAAGAAAACGATGAAGAACCCAGAACCTGTGAGGAAAGATGAGCCAAATCTAGAAATGATTCAGGAAAATCAccaaagaaaggaagaaatcCCATGAAAGAAAATCAAGGCAGCAATGGATGCTGATATTTGCGGTTCAATTTTGTAGGTTAACTGACATTTATTAATCGACTATAGAATTAGTGATTATTCCCACCATCTCTGACCACACTCTGAGTAGGAAGGGTTACCTTCACCAGAAACTGTCCCTGCCCTGGAGCTGGCCTCACCTCCCCACAGCTACTCTGTCTATGCGGTGTCCTGCTCTGAGCAGTCACAGGCCTAAATGCTGAAGAAGTTTCTGCTTCACTCTGGTTGGTTCTCTCTGGACTCTCAAAAACACCAAATACCTGTCAGGAACAGAGCAGTGTAAGTTGATGAGAAAGTGGGACAGGCAATGTCTGTTGAATTTGAGCTTTTGCCCATTTGATGATAGAAAACTGGTGAATTTCAAAGCCAACTTATTTCCTCTCAGTATcatgttgtaaatatttgttgtaTAAACATCGCCTTAAGTGTTTGCATGAACGAAAGGGAACTTGCCTGGCTAATCTTTTTCCGCGCCTCTTCTATCTCTCTATCTTGAACATCTGCTTCAATGGTGTAGGTCCCTGCGTCACTCAGACAGTCGTCGTCTTCATTTCTGGGGCTGATTTGGGGGCTTTTGACTTCCAAGCTCTGAGATGCTGGGGGCATCACAGGGGGTTTTAGGGGAACAGGCTGACGGATTGGAGAGGAAGTCTGAGGCTGGTAAGACGAAGGTGGACTAGAATGGGACAGTACAGTTGTCTCagttttatttgtctcttttttagcTGCCGCAGGAgaactaaatgtatttttgtcccACGTTGCAGAAGAGGACGGCTTTGTCTGTTTGAATAGTTCAGCAGTAAAGTCCTGGGCAATTTTAGATCTCCGGCCCGCACTGCTAAAGGGCCTCACAGGAACAGATGATGAAGAGCGTGAGGTAAAGCCAGTGCTGATTCGGTCCTCTGTCTTCTCCCTGCGCAGAGAGCCGGCTCTTTGTGGGCCTGTGGAAGCCGGGCCCTTCAGGGGGACAGTGTATCTTTGGGTTGGCAGAGTGATGGGGGCTCGAGCTTGGACTCGTCTCTCTTCTGTGGGACTTGTGCTCTTCCTTGGCTTCTCCTGCGGGACCCTAAGGGCTGAGGGTTCAGGTGAGGGTGGGTTATTGGTGAAGGACTGCGATCTCTTCTTCCTTGGATTATCATCAAAGAATTCAATGACAAAAGCTTGCTGAGGCTCAGCCTTGCCGAGGCTGGAAAGGGACTGAGACTCCggtggagaggaggatgagtg contains these protein-coding regions:
- the cep170ba gene encoding centrosomal protein of 170 kDa protein B isoform X3, which codes for MSVTSWFLVSSSGTRHRLPREMIFVGRDDCELMLQSRSVDKQHAVINYDTNRDEHMVKDLGSLNGTFVNDLRIPDQTYITLKLSDVIRFGYDAHVYILERSQHKVPEEALKHEKYTSQLQLGVKALEAKAKEKQQSSEKTKGSNIKQQDRAERKAQSLTGVTDSPISRPTPLYGQPSWWGEDEDPANKGQNRGEKSPEHGSPEHAKDVSQYEVNGSLSDSQAKSIFSYRREPSYFEIPTKELQQRPAKKSETQVHEVPTKDTPDPAQCVSSTPTPPVVQSHASFTIEFDECTPGKMKIKDHVTKFSFRQPPNPPSPEVTTPTEVMSAESKVADWLVQSNASMTRRRSQADDMYSSNSDPLFHSTKANHEDGTHSDSAINGNDFLQSELQTGSQVSPQPLRASLSHHYATSDSKGHSSSSPPESQSLSSLGKAEPQQAFVIEFFDDNPRKKRSQSFTNNPPSPEPSALRVPQEKPRKSTSPTEERRVQARAPITLPTQRYTVPLKGPASTGPQRAGSLRREKTEDRISTGFTSRSSSSVPVRPFSSAGRRSKIAQDFTAELFKQTKPSSSATWDKNTFSSPAAAKKETNKTETTVLSHSSPPSSYQPQTSSPIRQPVPLKPPVMPPASQSLEVKSPQISPRNEDDDCLSDAGTYTIEADVQDREIEEARKKISQVFGVFESPERTNQSEAETSSAFRPVTAQSRTPHRQSSCGEGQSAGGVLQGAPKWMSCWASLADSYTDSGPSSGLFDIPSQMELSGGARGTIVHKATFTRHHNNSADSERARRVLPLAPQVEKSDMPTPSIHVHYDPHSTFDVEGESMMVSRSPDELHRLSVQDDVEPDSLSDASRSDDGSIKDQDRRRRPLSYAEKTKTEDKPRLPTKSTSFYIGSQEVVSKPELEGPKSNTPRTEKKTTKPFSTATMTKTRNTQDSVKVKPGMSASVLDQERQSPESKEHTVSPLIRQESFTKERPSNVRLPNISSQPVQRDTDLESFQAACNQDTHSFLKETEDVLAVLEAKLQSAQSEKTPSPIADSLSGDSDVDTSSTISQQSNKARPTPLSKKPSISGFHRETSSASLASQGSSQQSTPLNKRRAQGVDNNSKAEPVRRPVGLRRSVGKRGSTDLSDDPHSLPHSDQESYNYQTHKKYTVPLQKEDGKTTRMSQALTRANSLSAPRPTRASMLRRARLGEVSDNEGTETDRLYQEALNTQTKQPQENKKLSRLDMLAMPRKRTSSFNTPSDTEASSRPSAPGPKPVERSQKAALKETPITRARSNSAKYTSSTASSRRRQKGSDYASTSDEEYDSNQSTPKHKRSQPSSASNSTRNQQRPRPQPVVALRPKPRGRDSEDENQEGETYHNWSNHSAEIARLSQDLAKDLAILAREIHDVAGDGDQPNPGVESTTPISKVTTHEQLVHHIPEAGLNSQRVPPGSTSTKEPDQSSSDCVQNSRERDQSRDEVSVDNLMLNPVSQVILAIKENTEQLADKIKVLFQDRMDIWQDIEAKVNSETEVPVVKTSNKVGDEITSILKELRRVQRQLEVINTVMEPSEQPEVSKTSASAFSSSSGAPPSRALSSKDWRTAHSATKRGGGPRPGESVRRAVVTPDDLRQGYLV
- the cep170ba gene encoding centrosomal protein of 170 kDa protein B isoform X4, which produces MSVTSWFLVSSSGTRHRLPREMIFVGRDDCELMLQSRSVDKQHAVINYDTNRDEHMVKDLGSLNGTFVNDLRIPDQTYITLKLSDVIRFGYDAHVYILERSQHKVPEEALKHEKYTSQLQLGVKALEAKAKEKQQSSEKTKGSNIKQQDRAERKAQSLTGVTDSPISRPTPLYGQPSWWGEDEDPANKGQNRGEKSPEHGSPEHAKDVSQYEVNGSLSDSQAKSIFSYRREPSYFEIPTKELQQRPAKKSETQVHEVPTKDTPDPAQCVSSTPTPPVVQSHASFTIEFDECTPGKMKIKDHVTKFSFRQPPNPPSPEVTTPTEVMSAESKVADWLVQSNASMTRRRSQADDMYSSNSDPLFHSTKANHEDGTHSDSAINGNDFLQSELQTGSQVSPQPLRASLSHHYATSDSKGHSSSSPPESQSLSSLGKAEPQQAFVIEFFDDNPRKKRSQSFTNNPPSPEPSALRVPQEKPRKSTSPTEERRVQARAPITLPTQRYTVPLKGPASTGPQRAGSLRREKTEDRISTGFTSRSSSSVPVRPFSSAGRRSKIAQDFTAELFKQTKPSSSATWDKNTFSSPAAAKKETNKTETTVLSHSSPPSSYQPQTSSPIRQPVPLKPPVMPPASQSLEVKSPQISPRNEDDDCLSDAGTYTIEADVQDREIEEARKKISQVFGVFESPERTNQSEAETSSAFRPVTAQSRTPHRQSSCGEVRPAPGQGQFLVKGQSAGGVLQGAPKWMSCWASLADSYTDSGPSSGLFDIPSQMELSGGARGTIVHKATFTRHHNNSADSERARRVLPLAPQVEKSDMPTPSIHVHYDPHSTFDVEGESMMVSRSPDELHRLSVQDDVEPDSLSDASRSDDGSIKDQDRRRRPLSYAEKTKTEDKPRLPTKSTSFYIGSQEVVSKPELEGPKSNTPRTEKKTTKPFSTATMTKTRNTQDSVKVKPGMSASVLDQERQSPESKEHTVSPLIRQESFTKERPSNVRLPNISSQPVQRDTDLESFQAACNQDTHSFLKETEDVLAVLEAKLQSAQSEKTPSPIADSLSGDSDVDTSSTISQQSNKARPTPLSKKPSISGFHRETSSASLASQGSSQQSTPLNKRRAQGVDNNSKAEPVRRPVGLRRSVGKRGSTDLSDDPHSLPHSDQESYNYQTHKKYTVPLQKEDGKTTRMSQALTRANSLSAPRPTRASMLRRARLGEVSDNEGTETDRLYQEALNTQTKQPQENKKLSRLDMLAMPRKRTSSFNTPSDTEASSRPSAPGPKPVERSQKAALKETPITRARSNSAKYTSSTATSNSTRNQQRPRPQPVVALRPKPRGRDSEDENQEGETYHNWSNHSAEIARLSQDLAKDLAILAREIHDVAGDGDQPNPGVESTTPISKVTTHEQLVHHIPEAGLNSQRVPPGSTSTKEPDQSSSDCVQNSRERDQSRDEVSVDNLMLNPVSQVILAIKENTEQLADKIKVLFQDRMDIWQDIEAKVNSETEVPVVKTSNKVGDEITSILKELRRVQRQLEVINTVMEPSEQPEVSKTSASAFSSSSGAPPSRALSSKDWRTAHSATKRGGGPRPGESVRRAVVTPDDLRQGYLV
- the cep170ba gene encoding centrosomal protein of 170 kDa protein B isoform X2, with product MSVTSWFLVSSSGTRHRLPREMIFVGRDDCELMLQSRSVDKQHAVINYDTNRDEHMVKDLGSLNGTFVNDLRIPDQTYITLKLSDVIRFGYDAHVYILERSQHKVPEEALKHEKYTSQLQLGVKALEAKAKEKQQSSEKTKGSNIKQQDRAERKAQSLTGVTDSPISRPTPLYGQPSWWGEDEDPANKGQNRGEKSPEHGSPEHAKDVSQYEVNGSLSDSQAKSIFSYRREPSYFEIPTKELQQRPAKKSETQVHEVPTKDTPDPAQCVSSTPTPPVVQSHASFTIEFDECTPGKMKIKDHVTKFSFRQPPNPPSPEVTTPTEVMSAESKVADWLVQSNASMTRRRSQADDMYSSNSDPLFHSTKANHEDGTHSDSAINGNDFLQSELQTGSQVSPQPLRASLSHHYATSDSKGHSSSSPPESQSLSSLGKAEPQQAFVIEFFDDNPRKKRSQSFTNNPPSPEPSALRVPQEKPRKSTSPTEERRVQARAPITLPTQRYTVPLKGPASTGPQRAGSLRREKTEDRISTGFTSRSSSSVPVRPFSSAGRRSKIAQDFTAELFKQTKPSSSATWDKNTFSSPAAAKKETNKTETTVLSHSSPPSSYQPQTSSPIRQPVPLKPPVMPPASQSLEVKSPQISPRNEDDDCLSDAGTYTIEADVQDREIEEARKKISQVFGVFESPERTNQSEAETSSAFRPVTAQSRTPHRQSSCGEVRPAPGQGQFLVKGQSAGGVLQGAPKWMSCWASLADSYTDSGPSSGLFDIPSQMELSGGARGTIVHKATFTRHHNNSADSERARRVLPLAPQVEKSDMPTPSIHVHYDPHSTFDVEGESMMVSRSPDELHRLSVQDDVEPDSLSDASRSDDGSIKDQDRRRRPLSYAEKTKTEDKPRLPTKSTSFYIGSQEVVSKPELEGPKSNTPRTEKKTTKPFSTATMTKTRNTQDSVKVKPGMSASVLDQERQSPESKEHTVSPLIRQESFTKERPSNVRLPNISSQPVQRDTDLESFQAACNQDTHSFLKETEDVLAVLEAKLQSAQSEKTPSPIADSLSGDSDVDTSSTISQQSNKARPTPLSKKPSISGFHRETSSASLASQGSSQQSTPLNKRRAQGVDNNSKAEPVRRPVGLRRSVGKRGSTDLSDDPHSLPHSDQESYNYQTHKKYTVPLQKEDGKTTRMSQALTRANSLSAPRPTRASMLRRARLGEVSDNEGTETDRLYQEALNTQTKQPQENKKLSRLDMLAMPRKRTSSFNTPSDTEASSRPSAPGPKPVERSQKAALKETPITRARSNSAKYTSSTASSRRRQKGSDYASTSDEEYDSNQSTPKHKRSQPSSASNSTRNQQRPRPQPVVALRPKPRGRDSEDENQEGETYHNWSNHSAEIARLSQDLAKDLAILAREIHDVAGDGDQPNPGVESTTPISKVTTHEQLVHHIPEAGLNSQRVPPGSTSTKEPDQSSSDCVQNSRERDQSRDEVSVDNLMLNPVSQVILAIKENTEQLADKIKVLFQDRMDIWQDIEAKVNSETEVPVVKTSNKEITSILKELRRVQRQLEVINTVMEPSEQPEVSKTSASAFSSSSGAPPSRALSSKDWRTAHSATKRGGGPRPGESVRRAVVTPDDLRQGYLV
- the cep170ba gene encoding centrosomal protein of 170 kDa protein B isoform X1 is translated as MSVTSWFLVSSSGTRHRLPREMIFVGRDDCELMLQSRSVDKQHAVINYDTNRDEHMVKDLGSLNGTFVNDLRIPDQTYITLKLSDVIRFGYDAHVYILERSQHKVPEEALKHEKYTSQLQLGVKALEAKAKEKQQSSEKTKGSNIKQQDRAERKAQSLTGVTDSPISRPTPLYGQPSWWGEDEDPANKGQNRGEKSPEHGSPEHAKDVSQYEVNGSLSDSQAKSIFSYRREPSYFEIPTKELQQRPAKKSETQVHEVPTKDTPDPAQCVSSTPTPPVVQSHASFTIEFDECTPGKMKIKDHVTKFSFRQPPNPPSPEVTTPTEVMSAESKVADWLVQSNASMTRRRSQADDMYSSNSDPLFHSTKANHEDGTHSDSAINGNDFLQSELQTGSQVSPQPLRASLSHHYATSDSKGHSSSSPPESQSLSSLGKAEPQQAFVIEFFDDNPRKKRSQSFTNNPPSPEPSALRVPQEKPRKSTSPTEERRVQARAPITLPTQRYTVPLKGPASTGPQRAGSLRREKTEDRISTGFTSRSSSSVPVRPFSSAGRRSKIAQDFTAELFKQTKPSSSATWDKNTFSSPAAAKKETNKTETTVLSHSSPPSSYQPQTSSPIRQPVPLKPPVMPPASQSLEVKSPQISPRNEDDDCLSDAGTYTIEADVQDREIEEARKKISQVFGVFESPERTNQSEAETSSAFRPVTAQSRTPHRQSSCGEVRPAPGQGQFLVKGQSAGGVLQGAPKWMSCWASLADSYTDSGPSSGLFDIPSQMELSGGARGTIVHKATFTRHHNNSADSERARRVLPLAPQVEKSDMPTPSIHVHYDPHSTFDVEGESMMVSRSPDELHRLSVQDDVEPDSLSDASRSDDGSIKDQDRRRRPLSYAEKTKTEDKPRLPTKSTSFYIGSQEVVSKPELEGPKSNTPRTEKKTTKPFSTATMTKTRNTQDSVKVKPGMSASVLDQERQSPESKEHTVSPLIRQESFTKERPSNVRLPNISSQPVQRDTDLESFQAACNQDTHSFLKETEDVLAVLEAKLQSAQSEKTPSPIADSLSGDSDVDTSSTISQQSNKARPTPLSKKPSISGFHRETSSASLASQGSSQQSTPLNKRRAQGVDNNSKAEPVRRPVGLRRSVGKRGSTDLSDDPHSLPHSDQESYNYQTHKKYTVPLQKEDGKTTRMSQALTRANSLSAPRPTRASMLRRARLGEVSDNEGTETDRLYQEALNTQTKQPQENKKLSRLDMLAMPRKRTSSFNTPSDTEASSRPSAPGPKPVERSQKAALKETPITRARSNSAKYTSSTASSRRRQKGSDYASTSDEEYDSNQSTPKHKRSQPSSASNSTRNQQRPRPQPVVALRPKPRGRDSEDENQEGETYHNWSNHSAEIARLSQDLAKDLAILAREIHDVAGDGDQPNPGVESTTPISKVTTHEQLVHHIPEAGLNSQRVPPGSTSTKEPDQSSSDCVQNSRERDQSRDEVSVDNLMLNPVSQVILAIKENTEQLADKIKVLFQDRMDIWQDIEAKVNSETEVPVVKTSNKVGDEITSILKELRRVQRQLEVINTVMEPSEQPEVSKTSASAFSSSSGAPPSRALSSKDWRTAHSATKRGGGPRPGESVRRAVVTPDDLRQGYLV
- the cep170ba gene encoding centrosomal protein of 170 kDa protein B isoform X5, yielding MSVTSWFLVSSSGTRHRLPREMIFVGRDDCELMLQSRSVDKQHAVINYDTNRDEHMVKDLGSLNGTFVNDLRIPDQTYITLKLSDVIRFGYDAHVYILERSQHKVPEEALKHEKYTSQLQLGVKALEAKAKEKQQSSEKTKGSNIKQQDRAERKAQSLTGVTDSPISRPTPLYGQPSWWGEDEDPANKGQNRGEKSPEHGSPEHAKDVSQYEVNGSLSDSQAKSIFSYRREPSYFEIPTKELQQRPAKKSETQVHEVPTKDTPDPAQCVSSTPTPPVVQSHASFTIEFDECTPGKMKIKDHVTKFSFRQPPNPPSPEVTTPTEVMSAESKVADWLVQSNASMTRRRSQADDMYSSNSDPLFHSTKANHEDGTHSDSAINGNDFLQSELQTGSQVSPQPLRASLSHHYATSDSKGHSSSSPPESQSLSSLGKAEPQQAFVIEFFDDNPRKKRSQSFTNNPPSPEPSALRVPQEKPRKSTSPTEERRVQARAPITLPTQRYTVPLKGPASTGPQRAGSLRREKTEDRISTGFTSRSSSSVPVRPFSSAGRRSKIAQDFTAELFKQTKPSSSATWDKNTFSSPAAAKKETNKTETTVLSHSSPPSSYQPQTSSPIRQPVPLKPPVMPPASQSLEVKSPQISPRNEDDDCLSDAGTYTIEADVQDREIEEARKKISQGQSAGGVLQGAPKWMSCWASLADSYTDSGPSSGLFDIPSQMELSGGARGTIVHKATFTRHHNNSADSERARRVLPLAPQVEKSDMPTPSIHVHYDPHSTFDVEGESMMVSRSPDELHRLSVQDDVEPDSLSDASRSDDGSIKDQDRRRRPLSYAEKTKTEDKPRLPTKSTSFYIGSQEVVSKPELEGPKSNTPRTEKKTTKPFSTATMTKTRNTQDSVKVKPGMSASVLDQERQSPESKEHTVSPLIRQESFTKERPSNVRLPNISSQPVQRDTDLESFQAACNQDTHSFLKETEDVLAVLEAKLQSAQSEKTPSPIADSLSGDSDVDTSSTISQQSNKARPTPLSKKPSISGFHRETSSASLASQGSSQQSTPLNKRRAQGVDNNSKAEPVRRPVGLRRSVGKRGSTDLSDDPHSLPHSDQESYNYQTHKKYTVPLQKEDGKTTRMSQALTRANSLSAPRPTRASMLRRARLGEVSDNEGTETDRLYQEALNTQTKQPQENKKLSRLDMLAMPRKRTSSFNTPSDTEASSRPSAPGPKPVERSQKAALKETPITRARSNSAKYTSSTASSRRRQKGSDYASTSDEEYDSNQSTPKHKRSQPSSASNSTRNQQRPRPQPVVALRPKPRGRDSEDENQEGETYHNWSNHSAEIARLSQDLAKDLAILAREIHDVAGDGDQPNPGVESTTPISKVTTHEQLVHHIPEAGLNSQRVPPGSTSTKEPDQSSSDCVQNSRERDQSRDEVSVDNLMLNPVSQVILAIKENTEQLADKIKVLFQDRMDIWQDIEAKVNSETEVPVVKTSNKVGDEITSILKELRRVQRQLEVINTVMEPSEQPEVSKTSASAFSSSSGAPPSRALSSKDWRTAHSATKRGGGPRPGESVRRAVVTPDDLRQGYLV